The proteins below come from a single Bactrocera dorsalis isolate Fly_Bdor chromosome 5, ASM2337382v1, whole genome shotgun sequence genomic window:
- the LOC105223423 gene encoding LIM and SH3 domain protein Lasp isoform X5: MNKTCARCQKVVYPIEELKCLDKTWHKTCFKCTECGMALNMKTYKGFNKLPYCEAHIPKAKATVIADTPELKRIAENTKIQSNVKYHEDFEKSKGKFTQVADDPETLRIKQNTKIISNIAYHGDLEKKAAMEKQREAAEIADVRAAANQPIQPHQQQHQQQQSSNTYNQLRSAILHNSHHPTGGAQAAHLNENVASAGGGGGGYGSGTNSATYDQYDNYTSAATANSNNNSNNNHLSYQQQQQQQQPQKTASYHSNSNAISAANANNGAITGTGHGGGPQATQQIYASNNYNSHFSSSTSLGGAPGGPTHHNSNGAVSTGAAIGGSNSNHSHPSVGSGGLVNNGSATAGAVNSIGKIADYDPLTDGPRPMPNTGRPSTTLIYSSDSRGSVNNAYPKRIGSIADIDPANGIYSSLASETASHHQLHQQQSQQQQHQQQQQQQQQQLLHQQQQQRALQQQQQQQQQQYYQQMMQQQQSKSNLRVYRALYDYEAQDTDEVSFREGDVIFEVESADSGWMTGRVERTGKTGMLPANYVEQAVI, from the exons ACATGGCACAAGACATGCTTCAAGTGCACAGAATGTGGCATGGCATTGAATATGAAAACATACAAAGGCTTCAACAAACTGCCATACTGTGAAGC GCACATTCCAAAGGCCAAAGCAACCGTCATTGCGGACACACCCGAACTGAAGCGAATAgcagaaaacacaaaaatcCAATCGAATGTGAAGTATCACGAAGACTTTGAAAAATCTAAAGGCAAATTTACACAG GTCGCCGACGATCCCGAAACATTACGAATCAAGCAGAATACAAAAATCATTTCGAACATTGCATATCATGGCGACTTGGAGAAGAAGGCAGCTATGGAGAAGCAGCGCGAGGCGGCTGAGATCGCCGACGTCCGAG CGGCAGCAAATCAACCAATCCAGCCGCACCAACAacagcatcagcaacaacagTCGTCAAACACGTACAATCAATTGCGCTCGGCAATACTGCACAACTCGCATCACCCAACTGGTGGCGCACAAGCCGCGCACCTCAACGAGAATGTGGCCAGCGCCGGCGGCGGTGGAGGCGGCTATGGCAGCGGGACCAACAGCGCCACCTATGACCAGTATGACAACTACACGAGCGCCGCCACGgccaacagcaataacaatagcaacaataaccACTTGagttatcaacaacaacaacagcagcagcagccacagAAGACCGCCTCGTatcacagcaacagcaacgcGATCAGCGCCGCCAACGCCAACAACGGTGCCATCACCGGCACTGGGCACGGCGGTGGTCCACAAGCGACCCAGCAAATCTACGCCAGTAACAACTACAACAGTCACTTCTCGTCAAGCACATCGTTGGGCGGTGCACCAGGCGGGCCGACGCATCACAACAGCAACGGTGCCGTCAGCACCGGCGCGGCCATTggcggcagcaacagcaatcaCAGTCACCCAAGTGTCGGCAGCGGCGGGCTGGTGAATAACGGCAGTGCAACAGCCGGCGCGGTGAACAGCATCGGAAAGATTGCCGACTACGATCCGTTGACCGATGGGCCACGCCCCATGCCCAACACCGGCCGACCCAGTACAACGCTCATTTACAGCTCGGACAGCCGCGGTTCGG TGAACAACGCCTATCCGAAGCGTATCGGCTCCATAGCTGACATAGACCCTGCTAACGGCATTTACAGCTCCTTGGCCAGTGAGACGGCATCGCATCACCAATTGCATCAGCAAcagtcgcaacaacaacaacatcagcagcaacagcaacaacagcaacagcaattattacatcaacagcagcaacaacgggcgctccagcagcagcagcaacaacaacagcaacagtatTATCAACAAAtgatgcaacagcaacaatcgaAATCAAATCTG CGTGTGTATCGTGCACTGTACGATTATGAGGCCCAGGACACCGACGAAGTGAGCTTCCGCGAAGGCGACGTTATCTTTGAGGTGGAGTCAGCCGATTCCGGTTGGATGACCGGACGCGTCGAACGTACTGGCAAGACCGGAATGCTGCCCGCCAACTATGTGGAACAAGCCGTTATATAA